From Pungitius pungitius chromosome 9, fPunPun2.1, whole genome shotgun sequence, one genomic window encodes:
- the kif16ba gene encoding kinesin-like protein KIF16B isoform X3 encodes MASVRVAVRVRPMNRREKDLTAKCIIKMEGTKTSITNLKIPDGIAADSTRDRTKTFTYDFSYDSKDCKSSTFVSQEKVFKDLGSDVLRAAFEGYNACVFAYGQTGSGKSYTMMGNPGDAGLIPRFCEGLFSRIAAATRWDEASFRTEVSYLEIYNERVRDLLRRKSTQTYNLRVREHPKDGPYVEDLSKHLVQNYSDVEELMEAGNINRTTASTGMNDVSSRSHAIFTINFTQAKFDAEMPSETVSKVHLVDLAGSERADATGATGVRLKEGGNINKSLVTLGNVISALADMTQDGVNTNLKRKSVFVPYRDSVLTWLLKDSLGGNSKTIMIATVSPADVNYGETLSTLRYANRAKNIINKPTINEDCNVRLIRELRAEIVRLKLLVQGNQIALLDSPTALSMEEKLHQNEARVLELTKEWTNKWNETQNILKEETLALRKEGIGVVLDSELPHLIGIDDDLLSTGIILYHLKEGRTYVGRDDASTVQDIILHGLDLESEHCVFENQSGKVTLVPLGGAQCSVNGVQVTESSQLNQGAVILLGRTNMFRFNHPKEAAKLREKRKSGLLSTFSLSMTDLSKSCESLSTVMLYNPGLFAQKGPVFLRLEFERQQREELEKLELKRRLITEMEAKHQSEKAELERLQQEVESQRKESEEVQQRILHQEESLRRRSQDIESRLRDFLAEKERFEEERRSEIHAQVSKGKRRQQEAQEGEAEEEEEEEQQRRRRQEAAEQAEIYRELERLKREREEQKLRLETERRRLEEQEREQLSLVGRLEEQLREKHEAAASLLTRDDARRLEEERRALGEIREALLRAKEASERPNGEDAGEEARSAQARYTDFKEAQVKELGQLEEGLRQQRERLEKEVAAERGALLLLAHGVRGRQQQQPKEAQEGVCQEEPLVRQAEQRLQFKERQLASVADALLPALAEEKQRAAEALERSGGGSNGNCDSPPGLDNTLFQVEKELEDKEEKLNLHWHGAQQLQQLQETYEFTANVARQEEKVRRKEKEILESKEKQQREAMEQAVARLERRHSALRRSASLEPDGEEPTKNPRPGADLDQQRVEQEIQELRQRMGGEEEKTGHGGGGGPPVGHGLSAVLPLSDDRISAYIEEEVQRRLREMNLLNGGGGGSSADLSLSCESLREEEEEEAFDCRRLSAESGCFQDDEKLQNMNPRRLKYEKACGFQPGSTLEAKPPFDLPKNMLDEPEFNLSKTHKEEESITEEEVPSKDGEKNYWWHGGEPDRRGDETSHSEIEERRVNSARRVPDGDEKLPSEDTEPRRRPNSEESGVGRKKRDEVAASGAFGLRYFTGRLSDAYEDAGRRLQSTREILQKVSVQEILQKVSVGDVKEVLAQCVTTMSAELHRLRLQPEPERRVAPPALGPPQSLGPPQILGPPQILGPGVSAWPRGSVSSLKGTRPEVFRQRLVQLPPALSRLRSLPPREALRASAALGPGADVGELVAVFWLQTAGAEQPLPNPGCLLLSETDIVVLSSGTRPDAGVVLRHRCRLLDVEEVQVGLAGQHVRLIGRSGDAALVVLTRSKELTQEFCRALLKLRSPGGAPPRGSEDGPLLSGDLMVLSLDWTSSVPDVVLDAGLRLTSGFKRALADLLYIVHGNMDGAGRPSLAHVCPLLYTSVKVQGAGETERRPDAILQLLLTDTHVALLREDAVFHPVPAGPQFRALDLRRRADVGRLFVRTSDDCVAVDIDFARARRAESMRRSAASSAGGPRDRWKLTFGCTAEAVMLINHLTA; translated from the exons GGCGACGCAGGCCTGATCCCCAGGTTTTGTGAAGGCTTGTTCAGTCGCATCGCCGCGGCGACGCGATGGGACGAAGCTTCCTTTCGTACGGAAGTCAG CTACCTGGAGATCTACAACGAGAGGGTGAGAGACCTCCTCAGGAGGAAGTCCACTCAGACCTACAACCTCAGAGTCCGGGAGCACCCGAAAGACGGGCCCTACGTAGAAG ATCTGTCCAAACACCTGGTGCAGAACTACAGCGACgtggaggagctgatggaggccGGAAACATCAACCGCACCACCGCCAGCACGGGCATGAACGACGTCAGCAGCCGCTCGCACGCCATCTTCACCATCAACTTCACGCAG gctaAGTTCGATGCGGAGATGCCCAGTGAGACGGTCAGTAAGGTCCACCTGGTCGACCTGGCCGGCAGCGAGCGGGCCGACGCCACCGGAGCGACGGGCGTCCGgctgaaggaaggagggaacaTCAACAAGTCGCTGGTCACCCTCGGCAACGTCATCTCCGCTCTCG CTGACATGACGCAGGACGGCGTGAACACCAACCTGAAGAGGAAGTCGGTGTTTGTTCCCTACAGGGACTCGGTGCTCACCTGGCTGCTGAAGGACAGCCTGGGCGGCAACTCCAAGACCATCATGATCGCCA CCGTGTCCCCCGCCGACGTGAACTACGGCGAGACGCTCAGCACGCTGCGCTACGCCAACCGGGCCAAGAACATCATCAACAAGCCCACCATCAACGAGGACTGCAACGTCCGCCTCATCAGGGAGCTGCGGGCCGAGATCGTGCGGCTGAAGCTGCTGGTTCAGGGGAACCAG ATCGCTCTCCTGGACTCGCCCACCGCTCTGAgcatggaggagaagctgcaccAGAACGAGGCCCGG gtgctggagctgacCAAAGAGTGGACCAACAAATGGAACGAGACGCAGAACATTCTCAAG gaggagactctGGCGCTGAGGAAGGAGGGGATCGGCGTGGTGCTGGACTCCGAGCTGCCCCACCTCATCGGCATCGACGACGACCTCCTCAGCACCGGCATCATCCTGTACCAcctgaag GAGGGACGGACGTACGTGGGCCGAGACGACGCGTCCACCGTGCAGGACATCA TCCTCCACGGTCTGGACCTGGAGAGCGAGCACTGCGTGTTCGAGAACCAGAGCGGGAAGGTGACCCTGGTGCCGCTGGGCGGGGCCCAGTGTTCCGTTAACGGGGTCCAGGTGACGGAGTCGTCGCAGCTCAACCAAG GCGCTGTGATCCTTCTCGGCAGAACCAACATGTTCCGGTTCAACCATCCGAAGGAGGCGGCCAAGCTGAGGGAGAAACGGAAG AGCGGCCTGCTCTCCACCTTCAGCCTCTCTATGACGGATCTGTCCAAGTCGTGTGAAAGCCTCTCCACCGTGATGCTCTACAACCCCGG TCTCTTCGCTCAGAAGGGCCCCGTCTTCCTCAG GCTGGAGTTTGAGAGACAGCAGCGAGAAGAACTGGAAAAGCTGGAGCTGAAAAG GAGGCTGATCACAGAGATGGAGGCAAAGCACCAGAGCGAGAAGGCAGAGCTGGAGCGCCTCCAGCAGGAGGTGGAGAGTCAGCGCAAGGAGtcggaggaggtgcagcagcggatcctccaccaggaggagagccTCCGCCGCCGCAGCCAGGACATCGAGAGCCGCCTGCGAGACTTCCTGGCCGAGAAGGAGCGCTTCGAGGAGGAGAGACGCTCGGAGATCCACGCGCAGGTTTCAAAGGGGAAGCGCCGGCAGCAGGAGGCGCAGGAGGGGgaagccgaggaggaggaggaggaggagcagcagcggcggcggcggcaggagGCCGCCGAGCAGGCCGAGATCTATCGTGAGCTGGAGCGACTGAAGAGGGAGCGCGAGGAGCAGAAGCTCCGCCTGGAGACGGAGCGCCGGcgcctggaggagcaggagcgcGAGCAGCTGAGCCTGGTGGGgcgcctggaggagcagctgagggagAAACACGAGGCAGCCGCCTCCCTGCTGACCCGGGACGACGCCCGGCGCCTGGAGGAGGAACGTCGAGCCCTGGGCGAGATCAGAGAGGCCCTCCTCCGCGCCAAAGAGGCCTCCGAGCGGCCCAACGGGGAGGACGCCGGCGAGGAGGCGAGATCGGCCCAGGCCCGGTACACGGACTTCAAGGAGGCGCAGGTGAAGGAGCTGggccagctggaggaggggcTCCGGCAGCAGAGGGAGCGCCTGGAGAAAGAGGTCGCGGCCGAGCGCGGCGCGCTGCTGCTCCTCGCCCACGGCGTCCgggggcggcagcagcagcagccgaagGAGGCGCAGGAGGGCGTCTGCcaggaggagccgctggtcaGGCAGGCGGAGCAGCGGCTCCAGTTCAAGGAGCGGCAGCTGGCCAGCGTGGCCGACGCCCTCCTCCCGGCGCTGGCCGAGGAGAAGCAGCGGGCGGCGGAGGCGCTGGagcgcagcggcggcggcagcaacGGGAACTGCGACAGCCCGCCGGGCCTCGACAACACGCTGTTCcaggtggagaaggagctggaggacaaggaggagaagctgaacCTCCACTGGCACGGcgcccagcagctccagcagctccaggagaCCTACGAGTTCACGGCCAACGTGGCGcggcaggaggagaaggtgcggcggaaggagaaggagatccTGGAGTcgaaggagaagcagcagcggGAGGCGATGGAGCAGGCGGTGGCGCGGCTGGAGAGGAGGCACTCGGCGCTGAGGCGCAGCGCCTCCCTGGAGCCCGACGGCGAGGAGCCGACCAAGAACCCGAGGCCGGGCGCCGACCTGGACCAGCAGAG GGTCGAGCAGGAGATCCAGGAGCTGAGGCAGCGGAtgggcggcgaggaggagaagacgggtcacggcggcggcggcggccccccGGTGGGCCACGGCCTGAGCGCCGTGCTGCCGCTGTCCGACGACAG GATCAGCGCCTACATCGAGGAGGAGGTCCAGAGGCGGTTACGCGAGATGAACCTGCTgaatggcggcggcggcggcagcagcgccGACCTTTCTCTGTCCTGTGAATCGCTCCGA gaggaggaggaggaggaagcattTGACTGTAGGAGATTAAGCGCTGAG TCTGGTTGTTTTCAGGATGATGAAAAGCTTCAGAACATGAATCCAAGGAGGCTTAAATATGAG AAAGCCTGCGGGTTTCAGCCGGGCTCGACCCTCGAGGCGAAACCCCCGTTTGACCTCCCCAAAAACATGTTGGATGAACCAGAGTTCAACCTCTCAAAGACgcacaaagaagaagaatccaTCACAGAAGAGGAGGTGCCGTCCAAAGACGGTGAAAAGAACTACTGGTGGCACGGCGGTGAACCGGATCGCCGCGGCGATGAGACGTCGCACTCGGAGATCGAGGAACGAAGAGTGAACTCTGCCCGCCGCGTTCCCGATGGAGATGAAAAGCTGCCCTCAGAGGACACGGAACCGCGCCGCCGTCCCAACTCCGAGGAATCGGGTGTTGGCCGAAAGAAACGAGACGAAGTGGCAGCAAGCGGCGCCTTTGGTCTGCGGTATTTCACCGGAAGGCTGTCCGACGCGTACGAAGACGCCGGCAGAAGGCTGCAGAGCACGCGGGAGATTCTCCAGAAGGTGTCGGTGCAGGAGATCCTCCAGAAGGTGTCTGTGGGGGACGTGAAGGAGGTGCTCGCTCAGTGTGTGACCACGATGTCCGCCGAGCTTCACCGACTGCGGCTTCAACCGGAGCCCGAGCGCCGCGTGGCGCCGCCCGCCCTCGGGCCCCCTCAGAGTCTGGGACCCCCTCAGATTCTGGGCCCCCCTCAGATTCTGGGCCCGGGGGTCTCGGCGTGGCCTCGGGGCTCCGTGTCCTCTCTGAAGGGGACGCGTCCCGAGGTGTTCCGGCAGCGGCTGGTCCAGCTGCCGCCGGCTCTGTCTCGGCTGCGCTCGCTGCCCCCCCGCGAGGCGCTGCGAGCGTCGGCGGCGCTCGGCCCCGGAGCGGACGTCGGCGAGCTCGTGGCCGTCTTCTGGCTCCAGACCGCCGGCGCCGAGCAGCCGCTCCCGAATCCCGGCTGCCTGCTTTTGTCGGAAACGGACATAGTGGTTCTGTCCAGCGGGACGAGGCCGGACGCCGGCGTGGTTCTGCGTCACCGCTGTCGCCTGCTGGACGTCGAGGAGGTGCAGGTCGGTCTGGCCGGGCAGCACGTTCGCCTGATTGGCCGCTCCGGGGACGCCGCCCTGGTCGTGTTGACCCGCAGCAAAGAGCTGACTCAGGAGTTCTGCAGAGCGTTGCTGAAGCTCCGCTCCCCGGGGGGCGCGCCCCCCCGAGGGAGCGAGGACGGCCCGCTGCTCTCTGGCGACCTCATGGTCCTGTCCCTGGATTGGACGTCCAGCGTCCCCGACGTCGTCCTGGACGCCGGCCTTCGCCTCACCTCCGGATTCAAGCGGGCCCTCGCCGACCTGCTCTACATCGTCCACGGCAACATGGACGGCGCCGGCAGGCCGTCGCTGGCGCACGTTTGTCCGCTGCTCTACACCAGCGTGAAGGTCCAGGGCGCCGGCGAGACGGAGCGCCGCCCGGACGCcatcctgcagctcctcctgacGGACACGCACGTGGCCCTCCTGCGGGAGGACGCCGTCTTCCACCCGGTCCCCGCGGGGCCCCAGTTCCGGGCCCTCGACCTCCGCCGGCGCGCCGACGTCGGGCGCCTGTTCGTGAGGACGAGCGACGACTGCGTCGCGGTCGACATCGACTTCGCCCGAGCGCGGCGGGCGGAGTCcatgcggcgctcggcggcctCCAGCGCCGGAGGGCCGAGGGACCGCTGGAAGTTAACGTTCGGTTGCACCGCCGAGGCCGTGATGCTGATCAACCACCTGACcgcctga
- the kif16ba gene encoding kinesin-like protein KIF16B isoform X4 → MASVRVAVRVRPMNRREKDLTAKCIIKMEGTKTSITNLKIPDGIAADSTRDRTKTFTYDFSYDSKDCKSSTFVSQEKVFKDLGSDVLRAAFEGYNACVFAYGQTGSGKSYTMMGNPGDAGLIPRFCEGLFSRIAAATRWDEASFRTEVSYLEIYNERVRDLLRRKSTQTYNLRVREHPKDGPYVEDLSKHLVQNYSDVEELMEAGNINRTTASTGMNDVSSRSHAIFTINFTQAKFDAEMPSETVSKVHLVDLAGSERADATGATGVRLKEGGNINKSLVTLGNVISALADMTQDGVNTNLKRKSVFVPYRDSVLTWLLKDSLGGNSKTIMIATVSPADVNYGETLSTLRYANRAKNIINKPTINEDCNVRLIRELRAEIVRLKLLVQGNQIALLDSPTALSMEEKLHQNEARVLELTKEWTNKWNETQNILKEETLALRKEGIGVVLDSELPHLIGIDDDLLSTGIILYHLKEGRTYVGRDDASTVQDIILHGLDLESEHCVFENQSGKVTLVPLGGAQCSVNGVQVTESSQLNQGAVILLGRTNMFRFNHPKEAAKLREKRKSGLLSTFSLSMTDLSKSCESLSTVMLYNPGLFAQKGPVFLRLEFERQQREELEKLELKRRLITEMEAKHQSEKAELERLQQEVESQRKESEEVQQRILHQEESLRRRSQDIESRLRDFLAEKERFEEERRSEIHAQVSKGKRRQQEAQEGEAEEEEEEEQQRRRRQEAAEQAEIYRELERLKREREEQKLRLETERRRLEEQEREQLSLVGRLEEQLREKHEAAASLLTRDDARRLEEERRALGEIREALLRAKEASERPNGEDAGEEARSAQARYTDFKEAQVKELGQLEEGLRQQRERLEKEVAAERGALLLLAHGVRGRQQQQPKEAQEGVCQEEPLVRQAEQRLQFKERQLASVADALLPALAEEKQRAAEALERSGGGSNGNCDSPPGLDNTLFQVEKELEDKEEKLNLHWHGAQQLQQLQETYEFTANVARQEEKVRRKEKEILESKEKQQREAMEQAVARLERRHSALRRSASLEPDGEEPTKNPRPGADLDQQRVEQEIQELRQRMGGEEEKTGHGGGGGPPVGHGLSAVLPLSDDRISAYIEEEVQRRLREMNLLNGGGGGSSADLSLSCESLREEEEEAFDCRRLSAESGCFQDDEKLQNMNPRRLKYEKACGFQPGSTLEAKPPFDLPKNMLDEPEFNLSKTHKEEESITEEEVPSKDGEKNYWWHGGEPDRRGDETSHSEIEERRVNSARRVPDGDEKLPSEDTEPRRRPNSEESGVGRKKRDEVAASGAFGLRYFTGRLSDAYEDAGRRLQSTREILQKVSVQEILQKVSVGDVKEVLAQCVTTMSAELHRLRLQPEPERRVAPPALGPPQSLGPPQILGPPQILGPGVSAWPRGSVSSLKGTRPEVFRQRLVQLPPALSRLRSLPPREALRASAALGPGADVGELVAVFWLQTAGAEQPLPNPGCLLLSETDIVVLSSGTRPDAGVVLRHRCRLLDVEEVQVGLAGQHVRLIGRSGDAALVVLTRSKELTQEFCRALLKLRSPGGAPPRGSEDGPLLSGDLMVLSLDWTSSVPDVVLDAGLRLTSGFKRALADLLYIVHGNMDGAGRPSLAHVCPLLYTSVKVQGAGETERRPDAILQLLLTDTHVALLREDAVFHPVPAGPQFRALDLRRRADVGRLFVRTSDDCVAVDIDFARARRAESMRRSAASSAGGPRDRWKLTFGCTAEAVMLINHLTA, encoded by the exons GGCGACGCAGGCCTGATCCCCAGGTTTTGTGAAGGCTTGTTCAGTCGCATCGCCGCGGCGACGCGATGGGACGAAGCTTCCTTTCGTACGGAAGTCAG CTACCTGGAGATCTACAACGAGAGGGTGAGAGACCTCCTCAGGAGGAAGTCCACTCAGACCTACAACCTCAGAGTCCGGGAGCACCCGAAAGACGGGCCCTACGTAGAAG ATCTGTCCAAACACCTGGTGCAGAACTACAGCGACgtggaggagctgatggaggccGGAAACATCAACCGCACCACCGCCAGCACGGGCATGAACGACGTCAGCAGCCGCTCGCACGCCATCTTCACCATCAACTTCACGCAG gctaAGTTCGATGCGGAGATGCCCAGTGAGACGGTCAGTAAGGTCCACCTGGTCGACCTGGCCGGCAGCGAGCGGGCCGACGCCACCGGAGCGACGGGCGTCCGgctgaaggaaggagggaacaTCAACAAGTCGCTGGTCACCCTCGGCAACGTCATCTCCGCTCTCG CTGACATGACGCAGGACGGCGTGAACACCAACCTGAAGAGGAAGTCGGTGTTTGTTCCCTACAGGGACTCGGTGCTCACCTGGCTGCTGAAGGACAGCCTGGGCGGCAACTCCAAGACCATCATGATCGCCA CCGTGTCCCCCGCCGACGTGAACTACGGCGAGACGCTCAGCACGCTGCGCTACGCCAACCGGGCCAAGAACATCATCAACAAGCCCACCATCAACGAGGACTGCAACGTCCGCCTCATCAGGGAGCTGCGGGCCGAGATCGTGCGGCTGAAGCTGCTGGTTCAGGGGAACCAG ATCGCTCTCCTGGACTCGCCCACCGCTCTGAgcatggaggagaagctgcaccAGAACGAGGCCCGG gtgctggagctgacCAAAGAGTGGACCAACAAATGGAACGAGACGCAGAACATTCTCAAG gaggagactctGGCGCTGAGGAAGGAGGGGATCGGCGTGGTGCTGGACTCCGAGCTGCCCCACCTCATCGGCATCGACGACGACCTCCTCAGCACCGGCATCATCCTGTACCAcctgaag GAGGGACGGACGTACGTGGGCCGAGACGACGCGTCCACCGTGCAGGACATCA TCCTCCACGGTCTGGACCTGGAGAGCGAGCACTGCGTGTTCGAGAACCAGAGCGGGAAGGTGACCCTGGTGCCGCTGGGCGGGGCCCAGTGTTCCGTTAACGGGGTCCAGGTGACGGAGTCGTCGCAGCTCAACCAAG GCGCTGTGATCCTTCTCGGCAGAACCAACATGTTCCGGTTCAACCATCCGAAGGAGGCGGCCAAGCTGAGGGAGAAACGGAAG AGCGGCCTGCTCTCCACCTTCAGCCTCTCTATGACGGATCTGTCCAAGTCGTGTGAAAGCCTCTCCACCGTGATGCTCTACAACCCCGG TCTCTTCGCTCAGAAGGGCCCCGTCTTCCTCAG GCTGGAGTTTGAGAGACAGCAGCGAGAAGAACTGGAAAAGCTGGAGCTGAAAAG GAGGCTGATCACAGAGATGGAGGCAAAGCACCAGAGCGAGAAGGCAGAGCTGGAGCGCCTCCAGCAGGAGGTGGAGAGTCAGCGCAAGGAGtcggaggaggtgcagcagcggatcctccaccaggaggagagccTCCGCCGCCGCAGCCAGGACATCGAGAGCCGCCTGCGAGACTTCCTGGCCGAGAAGGAGCGCTTCGAGGAGGAGAGACGCTCGGAGATCCACGCGCAGGTTTCAAAGGGGAAGCGCCGGCAGCAGGAGGCGCAGGAGGGGgaagccgaggaggaggaggaggaggagcagcagcggcggcggcggcaggagGCCGCCGAGCAGGCCGAGATCTATCGTGAGCTGGAGCGACTGAAGAGGGAGCGCGAGGAGCAGAAGCTCCGCCTGGAGACGGAGCGCCGGcgcctggaggagcaggagcgcGAGCAGCTGAGCCTGGTGGGgcgcctggaggagcagctgagggagAAACACGAGGCAGCCGCCTCCCTGCTGACCCGGGACGACGCCCGGCGCCTGGAGGAGGAACGTCGAGCCCTGGGCGAGATCAGAGAGGCCCTCCTCCGCGCCAAAGAGGCCTCCGAGCGGCCCAACGGGGAGGACGCCGGCGAGGAGGCGAGATCGGCCCAGGCCCGGTACACGGACTTCAAGGAGGCGCAGGTGAAGGAGCTGggccagctggaggaggggcTCCGGCAGCAGAGGGAGCGCCTGGAGAAAGAGGTCGCGGCCGAGCGCGGCGCGCTGCTGCTCCTCGCCCACGGCGTCCgggggcggcagcagcagcagccgaagGAGGCGCAGGAGGGCGTCTGCcaggaggagccgctggtcaGGCAGGCGGAGCAGCGGCTCCAGTTCAAGGAGCGGCAGCTGGCCAGCGTGGCCGACGCCCTCCTCCCGGCGCTGGCCGAGGAGAAGCAGCGGGCGGCGGAGGCGCTGGagcgcagcggcggcggcagcaacGGGAACTGCGACAGCCCGCCGGGCCTCGACAACACGCTGTTCcaggtggagaaggagctggaggacaaggaggagaagctgaacCTCCACTGGCACGGcgcccagcagctccagcagctccaggagaCCTACGAGTTCACGGCCAACGTGGCGcggcaggaggagaaggtgcggcggaaggagaaggagatccTGGAGTcgaaggagaagcagcagcggGAGGCGATGGAGCAGGCGGTGGCGCGGCTGGAGAGGAGGCACTCGGCGCTGAGGCGCAGCGCCTCCCTGGAGCCCGACGGCGAGGAGCCGACCAAGAACCCGAGGCCGGGCGCCGACCTGGACCAGCAGAG GGTCGAGCAGGAGATCCAGGAGCTGAGGCAGCGGAtgggcggcgaggaggagaagacgggtcacggcggcggcggcggccccccGGTGGGCCACGGCCTGAGCGCCGTGCTGCCGCTGTCCGACGACAG GATCAGCGCCTACATCGAGGAGGAGGTCCAGAGGCGGTTACGCGAGATGAACCTGCTgaatggcggcggcggcggcagcagcgccGACCTTTCTCTGTCCTGTGAATCGCTCCGA gaggaggaggaggaagcattTGACTGTAGGAGATTAAGCGCTGAG TCTGGTTGTTTTCAGGATGATGAAAAGCTTCAGAACATGAATCCAAGGAGGCTTAAATATGAG AAAGCCTGCGGGTTTCAGCCGGGCTCGACCCTCGAGGCGAAACCCCCGTTTGACCTCCCCAAAAACATGTTGGATGAACCAGAGTTCAACCTCTCAAAGACgcacaaagaagaagaatccaTCACAGAAGAGGAGGTGCCGTCCAAAGACGGTGAAAAGAACTACTGGTGGCACGGCGGTGAACCGGATCGCCGCGGCGATGAGACGTCGCACTCGGAGATCGAGGAACGAAGAGTGAACTCTGCCCGCCGCGTTCCCGATGGAGATGAAAAGCTGCCCTCAGAGGACACGGAACCGCGCCGCCGTCCCAACTCCGAGGAATCGGGTGTTGGCCGAAAGAAACGAGACGAAGTGGCAGCAAGCGGCGCCTTTGGTCTGCGGTATTTCACCGGAAGGCTGTCCGACGCGTACGAAGACGCCGGCAGAAGGCTGCAGAGCACGCGGGAGATTCTCCAGAAGGTGTCGGTGCAGGAGATCCTCCAGAAGGTGTCTGTGGGGGACGTGAAGGAGGTGCTCGCTCAGTGTGTGACCACGATGTCCGCCGAGCTTCACCGACTGCGGCTTCAACCGGAGCCCGAGCGCCGCGTGGCGCCGCCCGCCCTCGGGCCCCCTCAGAGTCTGGGACCCCCTCAGATTCTGGGCCCCCCTCAGATTCTGGGCCCGGGGGTCTCGGCGTGGCCTCGGGGCTCCGTGTCCTCTCTGAAGGGGACGCGTCCCGAGGTGTTCCGGCAGCGGCTGGTCCAGCTGCCGCCGGCTCTGTCTCGGCTGCGCTCGCTGCCCCCCCGCGAGGCGCTGCGAGCGTCGGCGGCGCTCGGCCCCGGAGCGGACGTCGGCGAGCTCGTGGCCGTCTTCTGGCTCCAGACCGCCGGCGCCGAGCAGCCGCTCCCGAATCCCGGCTGCCTGCTTTTGTCGGAAACGGACATAGTGGTTCTGTCCAGCGGGACGAGGCCGGACGCCGGCGTGGTTCTGCGTCACCGCTGTCGCCTGCTGGACGTCGAGGAGGTGCAGGTCGGTCTGGCCGGGCAGCACGTTCGCCTGATTGGCCGCTCCGGGGACGCCGCCCTGGTCGTGTTGACCCGCAGCAAAGAGCTGACTCAGGAGTTCTGCAGAGCGTTGCTGAAGCTCCGCTCCCCGGGGGGCGCGCCCCCCCGAGGGAGCGAGGACGGCCCGCTGCTCTCTGGCGACCTCATGGTCCTGTCCCTGGATTGGACGTCCAGCGTCCCCGACGTCGTCCTGGACGCCGGCCTTCGCCTCACCTCCGGATTCAAGCGGGCCCTCGCCGACCTGCTCTACATCGTCCACGGCAACATGGACGGCGCCGGCAGGCCGTCGCTGGCGCACGTTTGTCCGCTGCTCTACACCAGCGTGAAGGTCCAGGGCGCCGGCGAGACGGAGCGCCGCCCGGACGCcatcctgcagctcctcctgacGGACACGCACGTGGCCCTCCTGCGGGAGGACGCCGTCTTCCACCCGGTCCCCGCGGGGCCCCAGTTCCGGGCCCTCGACCTCCGCCGGCGCGCCGACGTCGGGCGCCTGTTCGTGAGGACGAGCGACGACTGCGTCGCGGTCGACATCGACTTCGCCCGAGCGCGGCGGGCGGAGTCcatgcggcgctcggcggcctCCAGCGCCGGAGGGCCGAGGGACCGCTGGAAGTTAACGTTCGGTTGCACCGCCGAGGCCGTGATGCTGATCAACCACCTGACcgcctga